From Synechococcus sp. A10-1-5-1, a single genomic window includes:
- the murQ gene encoding N-acetylmuramic acid 6-phosphate etherase codes for MSPSSFEDVQRGHLLTEQVNPASAELDALSTEDLVQVFVAEDRKPQEAVAAASAALAQAIDAIAERLQAGGRLFYLGAGTSGRLGVLDAAECPPTFCSPPDLVQGVLAGGAPALLRSSEGLEDLSEAGRADLEARGFSAKDALVGIAAGGTTPYVHGGLTYASSIGALAIALACVPAEQVPMPCAIDIRLITGAEVLTGSTRLKAGTATKMALNILSTGVMVRLGKVYGNRMVDVAVTNSKLEDRALRIMSDLAGLSRVQGRALLEASKGSVKLALVMACHSLEISAARELLESCGGNLRKALRS; via the coding sequence GTGAGTCCGTCCTCTTTTGAGGATGTGCAGCGGGGACATCTCCTGACCGAACAGGTCAATCCGGCGAGCGCCGAATTGGATGCATTGAGCACGGAAGACCTGGTTCAGGTCTTCGTTGCCGAGGATCGCAAGCCCCAGGAAGCTGTTGCGGCTGCCTCAGCCGCGCTGGCCCAGGCCATTGATGCCATCGCCGAGCGTCTTCAGGCCGGTGGGCGCCTGTTTTATTTAGGCGCTGGCACATCAGGACGCCTTGGGGTCCTCGATGCAGCGGAATGCCCACCAACCTTCTGCAGTCCTCCGGATTTGGTTCAGGGTGTCCTGGCCGGTGGTGCGCCCGCCTTACTGCGCAGTTCCGAGGGACTCGAGGACCTTTCTGAAGCCGGCCGAGCCGATCTCGAAGCAAGGGGGTTTAGTGCGAAGGATGCCCTGGTGGGTATTGCTGCAGGGGGGACCACCCCCTATGTCCACGGCGGTCTGACCTACGCCAGCTCCATCGGTGCCCTGGCCATTGCCCTGGCCTGTGTTCCGGCGGAGCAGGTGCCGATGCCCTGCGCGATCGACATCCGCTTGATCACCGGCGCGGAGGTCTTGACGGGATCCACCCGCCTCAAGGCCGGAACGGCCACCAAGATGGCGCTCAACATCCTGAGTACCGGCGTGATGGTCCGCTTGGGGAAGGTCTATGGGAATCGGATGGTGGACGTCGCGGTCACCAACAGCAAGTTGGAGGATCGAGCCCTGCGGATCATGTCCGATTTGGCCGGCCTCAGCCGCGTCCAGGGGCGAGCGTTGCTTGAGGCCAGCAAGGGTTCCGTCAAGCTGGCTTTGGTCATGGCCTGCCACTCCCTCGAGATCTCCGCAGCTCGGGAGCTTCTCGAGAGTTGCGGCGGCAACCTCAGGAAAGCTTTGCGCTCCTGA
- a CDS encoding DUF3110 domain-containing protein, translated as MSVHVLLFDAGSENEGIHSLELNGSTVVLLFEDRDDAERYAGLLEAQDFPMPSVEAIERREMEEFCSSAGYEARFVPSGFLPQTAEERLLIAPPEKNMDVTTWRDQPEPGQEATQTAEAPVAPTEEPISTGNNELEDFRRRLEGLL; from the coding sequence ATGTCGGTTCACGTTCTGCTCTTTGACGCTGGCAGCGAGAACGAGGGCATTCACTCCCTGGAGTTAAACGGCTCCACCGTGGTCCTTCTCTTTGAGGACCGTGACGACGCGGAACGTTATGCCGGCTTGCTGGAAGCGCAGGACTTCCCGATGCCGAGTGTTGAAGCGATCGAGCGGCGTGAGATGGAGGAGTTTTGCTCCAGTGCTGGCTATGAAGCCCGTTTTGTTCCTAGCGGCTTTTTGCCCCAAACCGCTGAGGAGCGCCTGCTGATCGCCCCTCCTGAAAAGAACATGGATGTGACCACCTGGCGCGATCAACCGGAACCGGGTCAGGAAGCCACACAAACAGCCGAAGCCCCAGTCGCTCCAACGGAGGAGCCCATCAGCACCGGTAATAACGAACTGGAAGATTTCCGCCGGCGTCTCGAGGGATTGCTGTGA
- a CDS encoding DnaJ domain-containing protein: MSETGSINHWAVLGLDPGADASSLKRAFRQQARRWHPDLNGDDPHAEEQFKAVNEAYAVLSDPQRRQQWEASLDESVAAAAGLDPFATGFPDFEDYLDVVFHRERRRSPRHVSDDGFIPQEPEPFEEDSSPAGGVTPPVPPPPPPVVASEELESLVELTPEQALEGVRVELELPDGTAIEVWTPAMAGDGWRLRLAGVAPGGRDHFLQLRVRTDAGLRIDGLRVHYQLELSPAEGALGCTAVVPTLDGPVQLRIPPGSSSGRLLRLRSRGLSHREQRGDQLVEIRLVVPQGLSEAEEALYRRLQQLAEEIDGGRDGVINQ, translated from the coding sequence ATGTCCGAGACGGGCAGCATCAACCATTGGGCCGTCCTCGGCCTTGATCCCGGCGCGGATGCTTCGTCCCTGAAGCGAGCGTTCCGGCAACAGGCTCGCCGCTGGCATCCCGACTTGAACGGGGATGACCCCCACGCAGAGGAGCAGTTCAAAGCGGTCAACGAGGCCTACGCCGTCCTCAGTGACCCCCAGCGGAGGCAGCAGTGGGAGGCCAGTCTCGATGAATCAGTCGCCGCAGCGGCCGGGTTGGATCCCTTCGCCACTGGTTTCCCCGACTTTGAGGACTACCTGGACGTGGTCTTTCACCGGGAGCGGAGGCGTTCCCCTCGACACGTCTCCGATGACGGCTTCATCCCTCAGGAACCAGAGCCGTTCGAGGAGGACTCCTCCCCCGCCGGCGGGGTGACCCCACCTGTACCGCCCCCGCCCCCCCCGGTGGTGGCCAGTGAAGAGCTGGAATCGTTGGTGGAGCTCACCCCTGAGCAGGCACTCGAGGGCGTCCGTGTGGAATTGGAACTGCCCGATGGAACAGCCATTGAGGTCTGGACGCCAGCCATGGCAGGAGATGGCTGGCGTCTCCGCCTTGCTGGGGTCGCCCCAGGCGGGCGCGACCATTTCCTTCAGCTTCGGGTTCGCACCGATGCTGGATTGCGCATTGATGGTCTGCGGGTTCACTACCAACTGGAGTTGTCCCCCGCTGAGGGGGCGCTGGGTTGCACCGCCGTTGTGCCGACGCTGGATGGTCCGGTGCAATTGCGTATTCCGCCTGGCTCCTCGAGCGGCCGCCTCTTGCGTCTTCGCTCCCGAGGCTTGAGCCATCGCGAGCAGCGGGGTGACCAGTTGGTTGAGATCCGTCTCGTCGTTCCCCAAGGGCTCAGCGAAGCGGAAGAAGCGCTGTACCGCCGGCTGCAACAGCTCGCTGAGGAAATTGACGGCGGGCGTGATGGCGTGATCAATCAGTGA
- the dnaK gene encoding molecular chaperone DnaK — protein MARIVGIDLGTTNSVVAVLEGGRPQVIASAEGGRTTPSVVGFSKDQELLVGQLARRQLVLNPRNTFANLKRFVGRQWDELDDGSLAVPYTVRANDQGNVRVVCPATEREYAPEELVASVLRKLVDDASTYLGEPVEAAVITVPAYFNDAQRQATRDAGRLAGIAVERILNEPTAAALAYGFDRSTVKRVLVFDLGGGTFDVSILRIAQGVFDVKATSGDTQLGGNDWDRRIVDWLADAFQKEHEIDLRRDRQALQRLTEAAEKAKIELSGVQSTPISLPFIATGKDGPLHIETTLERSTFEGLCPDLLDRLLRPVQRALRDSGFAAEDIDDVVLVGGSTRMPMVQQMVRTLIPLEPCQSVNPDEVVSIGAAVQAGILTGELRDLMLNDVTPLSLGLETIGGVMKVLIPRNTSIPVRKSDLFSTSEANQSSVEIHVLQGERQMADGNKSLGRFKLSGIPPAPRGVPQVQVSFDIDANGLLQVSATDRTTGRQQSVSIQGGSNLSEEEIKTLIAEAEEKASEDRRKRAEIDRRNRAQTLVGQAERRLRDAALELGPYGAERQQRAVEIAMRDVQEMLADGDLSELDISVSQLQEAIYGLNRRLASERKQDSNPIQGIKNTLGSLKDELFAEDDWDDWDRPGRSRDPWSEPRLGGGWQEDRWDRPSLDRFDAPRPSWDRSIEAPPRWDQSPQPRNQPWDEPADRYGRSEREFEPAPRYGEFDRYPDRDDARYDDRYEEGVDQLREARVVERGNAPRPRTATPATPDHGSYEGDPWAED, from the coding sequence TTGGCACGGATCGTTGGAATCGACCTGGGAACCACCAACTCCGTGGTTGCGGTGCTGGAGGGTGGTCGGCCGCAGGTTATTGCGAGCGCGGAGGGCGGTCGCACGACCCCTTCAGTGGTCGGCTTCAGCAAAGACCAGGAACTCCTTGTCGGTCAGCTGGCCCGTCGCCAGCTGGTCCTGAACCCGCGGAATACCTTCGCGAATCTCAAACGTTTTGTTGGCCGCCAGTGGGATGAGCTCGATGACGGCAGTCTGGCCGTTCCCTACACCGTGCGCGCCAACGACCAGGGCAATGTGCGCGTGGTCTGTCCAGCTACGGAGCGGGAGTACGCCCCTGAGGAACTGGTAGCGAGCGTGTTGCGCAAGCTGGTGGATGACGCCAGTACCTACCTCGGTGAGCCCGTGGAGGCCGCGGTCATCACGGTTCCGGCTTACTTCAATGACGCCCAGCGTCAGGCCACCCGTGATGCCGGCCGCCTGGCCGGGATTGCGGTGGAACGGATCCTGAACGAACCCACTGCAGCAGCCCTGGCCTACGGATTCGACCGAAGCACCGTGAAGCGCGTGCTGGTCTTTGACCTTGGCGGTGGCACGTTCGATGTCTCGATCCTTCGGATCGCCCAGGGGGTTTTTGATGTCAAAGCCACCAGCGGTGATACCCAACTGGGTGGCAACGACTGGGATCGCAGAATCGTGGATTGGTTGGCTGATGCCTTCCAAAAAGAGCATGAGATCGACCTGCGGCGGGATCGTCAGGCCCTGCAGCGCCTGACTGAGGCGGCCGAGAAGGCCAAGATCGAACTCAGTGGTGTTCAGAGCACTCCTATTTCCTTGCCCTTCATCGCCACGGGCAAGGACGGACCGCTCCATATCGAGACGACTCTGGAGCGCAGCACCTTTGAAGGGCTCTGTCCGGACCTGCTCGATCGTCTGCTTCGCCCGGTGCAACGGGCTCTGCGCGACTCCGGATTTGCCGCTGAGGACATCGACGATGTGGTCCTGGTGGGTGGCTCGACCCGGATGCCGATGGTCCAGCAGATGGTTCGCACCTTGATTCCTCTGGAACCCTGCCAGTCCGTCAATCCCGATGAGGTCGTTTCGATTGGCGCCGCTGTCCAAGCCGGAATCCTGACCGGCGAACTGCGGGATCTGATGCTCAATGACGTGACCCCGCTCTCCTTGGGATTGGAGACCATCGGCGGGGTGATGAAGGTTCTGATCCCTCGCAACACCTCGATACCGGTGCGGAAGAGCGATCTCTTCAGCACGTCTGAAGCCAACCAAAGTTCTGTTGAAATTCACGTGCTCCAAGGGGAGCGTCAGATGGCCGATGGCAACAAGAGCCTTGGCCGCTTCAAGCTCTCGGGCATCCCCCCTGCACCCCGGGGCGTCCCCCAAGTCCAGGTTTCCTTTGACATTGACGCCAACGGACTCCTCCAGGTGTCGGCCACAGACCGCACGACGGGTCGGCAGCAGAGCGTCAGCATCCAGGGCGGATCCAACCTCAGTGAAGAGGAGATCAAGACCCTGATTGCGGAGGCCGAAGAAAAGGCCAGCGAGGACCGTCGCAAGCGGGCGGAGATCGATCGACGCAACCGCGCCCAAACCTTGGTGGGTCAAGCCGAGCGTCGGCTGCGGGATGCGGCCCTGGAATTGGGTCCCTACGGCGCCGAGCGCCAGCAACGAGCCGTTGAGATCGCCATGCGCGATGTGCAGGAGATGTTGGCCGATGGAGATCTCAGCGAACTCGACATCAGCGTCAGTCAGCTGCAAGAGGCCATCTATGGCTTGAACCGGCGTCTGGCCAGCGAGCGCAAGCAGGACTCCAATCCGATCCAGGGAATCAAAAACACCTTGGGCTCGCTCAAGGATGAACTCTTTGCTGAAGACGATTGGGATGACTGGGATCGCCCGGGCCGCTCCCGCGACCCCTGGAGTGAACCGCGTCTCGGTGGTGGCTGGCAGGAGGACCGCTGGGATCGCCCGAGCCTGGACCGATTTGATGCCCCGCGTCCGAGTTGGGATCGGTCGATTGAGGCCCCACCCCGCTGGGATCAATCGCCTCAACCCCGCAACCAGCCCTGGGACGAGCCCGCTGATCGCTACGGCCGAAGCGAACGGGAATTCGAGCCGGCCCCCCGCTACGGGGAGTTCGATCGCTACCCCGATCGCGATGACGCCCGCTACGACGATCGCTATGAGGAAGGGGTGGATCAGCTCCGCGAAGCCCGCGTTGTCGAGCGGGGCAATGCCCCCCGTCCCAGAACGGCGACACCGGCCACACCCGATCACGGCTCCTATGAAGGAGATCCCTGGGCTGAGGACTGA
- the pstC gene encoding phosphate ABC transporter permease subunit PstC, which produces MARSPRLELFALRRRSATERAADRGFQQLAVALAGAVGLLVFAILLTVFTGAWEAIQTFGLSFITTSDWDPISEHYGAFTAIYGTLVSSGVALLIAVPLGVGTAIFLTENIIPKGIREVLGVMVELLAAIPSVVLGLWAIVVMEPFLRPFLSDLHRYLGWIPLFSTEPQGPGMAPASLILVVMILPIITAISRDALRQVPDGLRQAAYGIGTTRWGAILQVMLPAAISGITGGVMLALGRAMGETMAVTMIIGNSNNFSFSLLAPANTISSMLANQFGEADGIQVSALMYAALVLMLMTLLVNLLAQQVVKRLSLKY; this is translated from the coding sequence ATGGCCAGGAGTCCGCGCCTTGAGCTCTTCGCCTTGCGGCGTCGGTCGGCCACCGAACGGGCTGCTGACCGTGGTTTTCAGCAACTTGCCGTTGCCCTGGCAGGGGCCGTTGGCCTGTTGGTCTTCGCCATCCTGCTGACGGTCTTCACCGGTGCTTGGGAGGCAATCCAGACCTTCGGTCTGTCCTTCATCACCACGTCGGACTGGGATCCGATCAGCGAGCACTACGGCGCCTTCACCGCGATTTACGGCACGTTGGTGAGCTCAGGGGTGGCTCTTCTGATCGCTGTGCCCCTTGGCGTTGGCACGGCAATCTTTCTGACCGAGAACATCATCCCCAAGGGCATCAGGGAAGTGTTGGGCGTGATGGTGGAGCTGCTCGCAGCCATTCCCTCCGTGGTTCTGGGACTGTGGGCCATCGTTGTGATGGAGCCATTTCTGCGCCCCTTCCTGTCGGACCTCCATCGCTATCTGGGCTGGATTCCGCTGTTCTCGACAGAACCTCAGGGCCCCGGGATGGCCCCGGCCTCCTTGATCTTGGTTGTGATGATTTTGCCGATCATCACGGCGATCTCTCGGGACGCTTTGAGACAAGTGCCTGATGGGCTGAGGCAGGCGGCCTATGGGATTGGAACCACCCGCTGGGGGGCCATCCTTCAGGTCATGCTTCCCGCCGCAATCTCTGGAATCACCGGCGGGGTGATGTTGGCGCTGGGTCGTGCCATGGGCGAGACCATGGCCGTCACCATGATCATCGGCAACTCCAACAATTTCAGCTTCAGCCTGCTGGCTCCAGCGAACACGATTTCGTCAATGTTGGCCAACCAATTCGGTGAAGCCGATGGCATCCAGGTCTCAGCACTCATGTACGCGGCACTGGTGCTGATGCTGATGACCCTGCTGGTGAACCTTTTGGCCCAGCAGGTCGTGAAGCGACTGAGCCTGAAGTACTGA